CGTGTCCGAGGGCGAACGCCATGCGCAGCACGGCGGCCTTGGCGATGTCGTAGAAGAAGGACACCCGGTAGGTGTCGCGGTTGTACTCCGCCGTGCCGTCCGTCATCTCGACGACCAGGCCGCCGGGCCGGCGCAGCAGCAGGGGCAGGGCGTGGTGGCTGGTGACGGCGTGCGTCTCGACGGCGAGCCGCAGGAGGCGGAGGCCGTTGTCGAGGTCGTGCTCCCAGACGGGGGTGTCCCACTCGAAGAGCTTCTCTGAGCCCCAGATGTCGTTCACCAGGACGTCCAGGCGCCCCTGTTCGTCGGCGATGCGGGCGACGAGCGCCTCGACCTCGGCCGGTACGAGGTGGTCGGTGGGGACGGCGATGCCCCGGCCGCCCGCCGCGGTGACCAGGTCGGCGGTGTCCTCGATGGTCTCCGGGCGGTCGTACTCGGAGCGCCGGGCGCGGGTGCTCCGCCCGGTCACGTAGACGGTGGCGCCCGCGGCGCCCAGTTCCACCGCGATCCCCCGGCCCGCTCCCCTGGTCCCGCCCGCGACCAGCGCGACCTTGTCCCGCAGTGTGCCTTCCGACGGCCCTGACATGTCCGACCTCCTACCGTGGCGCACCCGGGCTGTCCCCGCCCGTGTGTCGCTCCGAGCTTCTCCCGGAAGCCGGACATCTTCTGTCAGGTATTTCGGAGCGTTGCGGCTGTGCCTCCGGATGCCTTCCCGGCGGTCCCTCCGAGGGGCCGCCGGGTCCGGCTCGTCCGGGCGACCCGTCAGTGCCCGCGGGCGATCCACTCCTCCAGGTGCGGGGCCTCCGCGCCGATCGTCGTCGTGTCGCCGTGTCCCGTCCGCACGACCGTGTCGGCCGGCAGGGCGAGCAGCCGGTCACGGATCGAGTCGATGATCGTCGGGAAGTGGGAGTAGGACCGGCCGGTCGCTCCCGGGCCGCCCTGGAAGAGGGTGTCACCGGAGAACAGGGTGCCGAGGCCCGGGTCGTAGAGGCAGACCGCGCCCGGTGCGTGGCCCGGGGTGTGCAGCACGGTGAGGTCCGCGCCCGCCGCCTCGATGACCTGCCCGTCCTGGAGCCAGGCGTCGGGCAGCCGGTCGGGGTGGGTGACCTTCCACAGCGGCAGG
The window above is part of the Streptomyces sp. NBC_01428 genome. Proteins encoded here:
- a CDS encoding SDR family oxidoreductase; the protein is MSGPSEGTLRDKVALVAGGTRGAGRGIAVELGAAGATVYVTGRSTRARRSEYDRPETIEDTADLVTAAGGRGIAVPTDHLVPAEVEALVARIADEQGRLDVLVNDIWGSEKLFEWDTPVWEHDLDNGLRLLRLAVETHAVTSHHALPLLLRRPGGLVVEMTDGTAEYNRDTYRVSFFYDIAKAAVLRMAFALGHELGPRGATAVALTPGWMRSEIMLEAFGVTEENWHDAEERVPHFAISETPFYVGRAVAALAGDPDVARWNGQSLSGGRLAREYGFTDRDGSRPDAWRYMVEVQDKGKPADVTGYR
- a CDS encoding MBL fold metallo-hydrolase; the encoded protein is MAARIEHLVTSGTFSLDGGTWDVDNNVWIVGDDHEAIVIDAAHDADAIAEAVGDRRLTAIICTHAHNDHIDAAPALAERTGATIWLHPDDLPLWKVTHPDRLPDAWLQDGQVIEAAGADLTVLHTPGHAPGAVCLYDPGLGTLFSGDTLFQGGPGATGRSYSHFPTIIDSIRDRLLALPADTVVRTGHGDTTTIGAEAPHLEEWIARGH